One region of Oncorhynchus keta strain PuntledgeMale-10-30-2019 chromosome 24, Oket_V2, whole genome shotgun sequence genomic DNA includes:
- the LOC118357406 gene encoding butyrophilin subfamily 1 member A1-like: MMKECLQFLIEPAKKIKIRLKESRKKVTNEKNEPLVESQLFIMELARELNRLCQRSNVLAHIWTNEDSWPPSVCREYIVEWAAVLENRVQPRSIQTELQANRPEKREWNGRLLCMLETGGEYDMASHKRVIMDWTHQLRNKLEPIVWPGEPVLMMLDDLEFQWRRGRLPNLLPAMELVMWVVLSADSPDKEDVTKQWLIRKQRSQKIDAARYIPHNVWNWICDAAEEVTLDPKTANPDLILSNGDKRMCCGLERRDIPNCTCRFDGWWCALGNEGYTSGRHYWEVEVGNRDWRLGVAKASAQRKGYSSLNTKTGYLTLRLERGSDLKALTVPSTPLAQMLVPRKVGVYLDYEQGQLSFYNVEKRSHIYTYNETFTERLFPVFGTVEVVKGLVIRSAQTREPCLCPGPCLWC; this comes from the exons ATGATGAAGGAGTGCCTCCAGTTCCTCATCGAGCCGGCGAAAAAAATTAAGATCCGCCTCAAG GAGTCTCGTAAGAAAGTGACAAATGAGAAGAATGAACCTTTAGTGGAGAGTCAGCTGTTTATAATGGAGCTGGCCAGGGAACTCAACAGACTGTGCcag AGGTCAAATGTCCTAGCCCACATATGGACCAATGAAGACTCCTGGCCTCCCAGTGTGTGTAGAGAATACATAGTGGAGTGGGCTGCCGTGCTGGAGAATAGAGTACAG CCAAGGAGCATCCAGACAGAGCTGCAGGCTAACAGGCCAGAGAAGAGGGAGTGGAACGGTCGCCTGTTGTGTATgctggagacaggtggagagtaTGACATGGCATCCCACAAACGGGTCATCATGGACTGGACACACCAGCTCAGAAACAAACTAGAG ccCATTGTCTGGCCCGGTGAGCCCGTATTGATGATGTTGGATGATCTGGAGTTCCAGTGGAGGAGGGGGCGTCTGCCGAACCTTCTCCCAGCCATGGAGCTGGTCATGTGGGTCGTGCTGAGTGCAGACAGCCCTGACAAG GAGGACGTAACCAAGCAGTGGCTGATCAGAAAACAGAGGAGTCAGAAGATTG ATGCAGCCCGCTACATCCCCCATAATG TATGGAACTGGATCTGTGATGCTGCAGAGGAAGTGACCCTTGACCCCAAGACAGCCAACCCTGACCTCATCCTCTCCAACGGCGACAAGCGCATGTGCTGTGGCCTGGAGCGGCGAGACATCCCTAACTGCACCTGTCGCTTCGATGGCTGGTGGTGCGCTCTGGGAAACGAGGGCTACACTTCTGGGCGCCATTACTGGGAAGTTGAAGTGGGCAACCGGGACTGGCGGCTGGGGGTGGCTAAAGCTTCTGCCCAAAGGAAGGGTTATAGTTCCCTCAACACAAAGACGGGCTACCTCACCCTGCGGCTGGAGAGGGGCTCAGACCTCAAGGCCCTGACGGTGCCTTCCACCCCGCTGGCCCAGATGCTGGTACCCAGGAAGGTGGGGGTCTACCTGGACTATGAGCAAGGCCAGCTCTCCTTCTACAACGTGGAGAAGAGGTCCCACATCTACACGTACAACGAGACCTtcacagagagactgttccctgTGTTTGGGACTGTAGAGGTGGTGAAGGGTCTGGTGATCAGGTCGGCACAGACCAGGGAACCCTGCCTCTGCCCTGGACCCTGTCTCTGGTGCTAA